GCGGGGATCGCCTCCGCGCTGCGCCAGTTCGGCTGGGGCGATCGGTTAATCACCCTGTGCGTACTGGTGGGGATTTCCATGCCCTCGTTCTGGATCGGTCTGCTGATGATTATGCTGTTCGCCGTGCAGCTGCAGTGGTTCCCGGCCTCCGGGATGTTCGCCATCTGGGGCGGCGGCGGCTGGCTGGATCTGCTGCATCACCTGGCGCTGCCCGCCGTCACCCTGGCGATTGTCGCCACCGGGGTGATCGCCCGCCTGACCCGCACCGCGATGCTGGAGGTGCTGCGTCAGGACTTTATTCGTACCGCACGCGCCAACGGCCTGAGCGAGTCGAAGGTGATCTACCGCCACGCCTTTCGCATGGCGCTGGTGTCGGTGATCCCGGTGATCGGCATTCAGGCCGGCTTTGTGCTGGGCGGCGCGGTGTACATTGAAACCGTCTTCCAGTGGCCGGGGCTGGGCGCGATGCTGGTGAAAGCCGTTGCCACCCGCGATCTGCTGCTGGTGCAGGGCGGCGTGCTGGTTGCCGCCGCGGTTTATGTGCTGATCAACCTGTGCGCCGACATCCTGCAGGCGCTTCTCGACCCGAGGTTAAAATCATGAGCCAGATTCTGACGGCGCCCTCCACGCGCCACCGCCCGTCGCTCTGGTCGCTGCTGCTGGCGAACCGCCTGGCCACGCTGGGGCTGATTATTCTGCTGCTGACGGCGATCGTCGCCCTCTGCGCACCGCTGCTGCCGCTGGCCGATCCCGATGCCACCAATCTGCTGCAGCGCCTGCTGCCGCCGCTGTCGCCGGGGCATCTGCTGGGCACCGATCCGCTGGGGCGCGATGTACTGTCACGGCTGATCTGGGGGACGCGGGTGTCGCTGGCGGTGGGCATCAGCGCCACGCTGCTGGCCGCGCTGTTCGGCACGCTGATCGGCCTGCTGGCGGGCTACGCGGGGGGCCGCACCGACAGCCTGCTGATGCGGCTGATCGATATGCTGATGGCTTTCCCCTATATTCTGCTGGCGCTGGCGATTGTCGCGGTGCTCGGTCCGGGGCTGCTGAATGCGCTGTACGCCATCGCCGTGGTCAATATTCCCTTTTTCGCCCGTAATATACGCGGCCTGACCGTCGGCCTGCGCCAGCGCGACTTCGTGCAGGCGGCGCGACTCTCCGGCAAAAGCCACGCGTCGGTGCTGTTCACCGAAGTGCTACCCAACGTGATGCCGGTGATCGTGGTGACCATGTCCACCACCATCGGCTGGATGATCCTGGAAACCGCTGGCCTGTCGTTCCTCGGCCTCGGCACCCAGCCGCCGGATGCCGATTTAGGCTCCATGCTCGGCCAGGGGCGCGCACAGATGTTCAGCGCGCCGCACGTATCGCTGGTGCCGGGCATTATGATCTTCCTGCTGGTAATGAGCTTTAACCTGCTGGGCGACGGCATCCGCGACCTGCTCGATCCAAGGCTGCGCTCCGGCGTGCTGCAACGGGCGCAGGCGGTCACCACCGTCACCCGCCCTGCCGTACCGGCGGCAAAAACCGACGGTGCCCTGCTGGAGGTGGTGGATCTGGCGGTCAGCTTCCGCGCCGGAAAACAGGCGCAGCAGGCGGTGAAGGGCATCAGCTTCCATCTGCAGCGCGGGGAATGCCTGGGGTTGATTGGCGAAAGCGGCTCGGGGAAAAGCGTCACCGCGCTGTCGATTATGGGCCTGCTGGCCTCCCCGCCGGGTGAAATCAGCGGCGGCGCGATCTATGTGGACGGCGAAGAGATGCTGTCGCTTTCCCCTGACGCCCTGCGCCAGCGTCGGGGCGCGCGCGTCGCCTATATTTTCCAGGATCCGCTGAGCACGCTGCATCCGCAGTTACGCATCGGCGACCAGATCGTTGAGGCGATTCAGGCCCATCAGCCGCTGTCGCGCAGCCAGGCGCGGCAGAAAGCGATCGCCCTGCTGGAGGACGTCGGCATCCCCGATGCCGCCGCGCGGTTTAACGCCTGGCCGCATCAGCTTTCCGGCGGTCAGCGCCAGCGCGTGGGCATTGCGATGGCGCTGGCGAACGACCCGGAGATTATCATCGCCGATGAGCCGACCACCGCGCTGGACGTGACCGTGCAGGCCAGGATCCTGGAGCTGCTGCAAAACCTGCGCCGCGAACGCGGCCTGACCCTGCTGTTTATTACCCACGACTTCGGGGTGATTGCACAGATCTGCGATCGCGTGGCGGTGATGCGCCACGGCGAAATTGTGGAGAGCGGCGACACCGCCACGATGCTGGCCGATCCGCAGCACGACTACACCCGGCGGCTGATCGCCAGCGTGCCGAAGGCCGGCCAGGGGCGCGATTTCCTGCGCCAGGTCGCGGCGCTTTATCCCACCAGCCAGCCCCAGCAGGAGCGCGTATGAGCAACGTGATTGAGGTAGAAAACCTGACAAAAACCTTCGGCCACGCCGCACGCTGGTTCAGCCCGGCGGCTCATCAGGTGCAGGCGGTCAAAGGGATTTCACTGCATCTTGCCGCCGGAGAAACGCTGGCGGTGGTGGGCGAAAGCGGCTCGGGGAAAAGTACCCTGGCGCGCATGCTGGTCGGGCTGGAAACGCCGACCTCGGGCACCATCCGCCTGATGGGCAACGAGACCGGCTCCGGACGCAACGGTAAAGAGAACGGGCGGCTGATCCAGTATGTGTTTCAGGATCCGGTCGCCTCGCTGAACCCGCGGAAAACCATTGCGGATACGCTGGACGTGCCGCTGAAGGCGCTGTGCGGCTACGGCGGTGCGAAACGAAAAGCGCGGATGCTGGAGCTGATGGAGGCGGTGAAAATGCCCGCCGATGCCCTGATCGGCTATCCGCACGAGTTTTCCGGCGGGCAGGCCCAGCGGCTGGCCCTGGCGCGAGCGCTGGCCGCCGAAGCGCGCATTCTGGTACTGGATGAGCCGGTCAGCGCGCTGGACGTGTCGGTACAGGCACAGGTTCTGCTGCTGCTGGATCAGCTGAAGGAACAGTTTGGCCTTTCCTACCTGTTTATCAGCCACGATCTGGCGGTGGTCGAATCGATTGCCGATCGGGTGGCGGTGATGTATCACGGAGATTTGGTAGAATGTGCCGATAACGCCACGCTGTTTCGTTCACCTCAGCACAGCTACACGCAGAGTCTGCTCGCCAGCGCCCCCCGTCTGTGAAGGAAAGAATTAATGAGCCAGGACACCCCGGACGCACCGCGCCGCAAGCGCACCGACGAAATCGTTGATGCGATTAAAGAAACCATCATTCGCGATAACCTGGTGCCGGGCGACCGGCTGCCGCAGGAAAAAGATCTGGCCCAGCACTACGCCGCAGGTAAAGGCACGGTGCGCGAGGCGCTGAAGTCGCTGGAGGTGCAGGGGCTGATCCGCACCAAAACCGGGCCGGGCGGCGGCGCGTTTATCGAGTCGATGACCGAAACCCGCGCCATGAGCCTGCTTTCCAACTATCTGTTCACCCGCGAACTGTCGATCGGCAATATCTACGCCCTGCGCAAGGCGCTGGAGCCGATTGCCGCCGTCAGCGCAATTCACGCCATCGACGAGGCCGGTTTTGCCCGACTGAACCAGCTGATTACCGTCTACGACCATCCGCCCGCCGACGACGATGAGCGCTGGGCGCAGCGGATGGCGGAGCTGGATTTTCACGGCGTGGTCGCCAGCTATGCCGACAACGTGCTGCTGGCGTTTCTCTGCCACTTCTTACAGCGGCTGCTGAAGGATCTGGCGGTGTGCAAGGATATTTATCAGCGCCCCGAGCCGGTGGATCGCCGGGTGGGCATCAACTTTCAGCGCCGCCTGATCGACGCGATGCGCCACAAGGATGCGGAGGAAGTGGAGGCCATTATGCGCGCGCATATGCAGCACGCCGAGGCATCAATGCTGGCGCTGGAGGCAACGCTGGAGGAACGTTTTCTGAGCGACAGCATTTAACGTTTACCGCCCGCTTTCGGCTAACTGACGGCCCGCAGTCAGTCGTCGGCCGGCTCCCCTGCCGGCGGCACCACCCGCACCAGATGGATCATCAGGTACAGCAGCTCGTCGGTGGTGAGCGTCACCTGCAGCAGATTCAGCACGTATTCGCCGATCAGCTGGCTGGCGCGATAGTGATCGGGATACTCGCCGCGCACCTGTTCGAAGATGAAATCGTCTTTGGTGGCGATCTGCCGCCGCTCGATCATCCGCTGAATGAAAAACTGCAGGTGGGTCAGAAAACGCTGATAGTTCAGCGAGTCGCGGTCGATCTCCACGCGGAAGTGATATTTGATAATGTTGAAGATATCTTTCAGCATCTTCACCGACAGCAGCGTGGATTCCATATTCAGCACCTCGGTCTGCCCGTTGACCAGATGGAAGGCGATATTGCCCGCCTCCTCCTCCGGCAGGCTGATGGCCAGCCGCTGATTCAGCGTGTTGACCGCCTGCTGCGCCAGCGCGAATTCACGCGGATAGAAGCGTTTGACCTCAAACAGCAGCCGGTTCTGGATGGCAATGCCCTTGTGGAAACGCTCAATCGCAAAGCTGAGGTGATCCATCAGGGTAAAAAACAGCTGCTCGCTGAGGCGGCCGTTCAGCCCGACGTTGGCCAGGTCAATCAGCGACTGCACCAGCGGCGGCAGGTATTCCGGCGAGTTTTCAATCACCCGCAGATAGTCGCGGGCGGCCTGGCTGTTCTGCACCGCGTAGATTTTTTCAATCTTCTGCGGATCCAGCTCGTCGCCGGGCCGGCTGCTGAAGCCCAGCCCTTTGCCCATCACAATCACGTCTTCATGGCCGGGGGTACTGGCTAACACCAGACTGTTATTCAGCACCTTTACTACCGTCATTTTTTCCATTTATCGCCACCCGGCCATTGTCTGCTGCGTGTTGTTTTACAGGCTCTGCCCGTTGCTGGCAATCACCTGCTGATACCAGCCGAAGCTCTGCTTGCGAATCCGCTTCAGGTCTTTCAGATCGTGCTCGCCGCGATTAACGTAGATAAAGCCGTAGCGTTTGCCGTAGCCCTGATGGGTGCTGACCACATCAATCGCCGACCACGGGCAGTAGCCGATCACCTCCACGCCATCCGCCAGCGCCAGCTGAAGCTGTGCGATATGCTGGCGTAAAAAGTCGATGCGGTAGTCGTCGTTAATCACCTCGCCCGCTTCCAGCGCGTCCGGCGCGCCGATGCCGTTTTCGGTGATCAGGATCGGCAGGTTGTAGCGCTCCCAGGTTTTACGCAGCGTCAGGCGCAGCCCCACCGGATCGACCACCCAGCCGTATTGGGTTTTGCCGACGAACGGATTTTCCGCCGCGCGATAGACCCCGGGTTCACCCAGCATAATCTGCTGATCCCCGGCGCGGGCGCTGATATCCGAGGCGTCGCCGCGGCTGGCGGCGATGGTGGCCGTGGAGTAGTAGTTGATCGCCACGTAGTCCGGCCGGCCCTGCAGCAGGATCGCCGCATCCCCTTCCTCGACCTCCGGCGCAATATCGCGGTCCAGCAGGTAGCGCCAGGCCAGCGAGTTGTAGCGCCCGTGTACCGCGACGTCGAGGAAATTCCAGCCGCGCAGGGTTTCCCAGTTGTGCGCCGCAATGGCATCTTCCGGTTTGCAGGTTTCCGCATACATCGAGGTGGTGTTAATCGCCGGGCCGATTTTCGCCACCGGCAGCAGGCGGTGGCAGAGCGCCATCACCTGCGCCTGGGCCAGCATCATATGGTGGTTCTGCTGCCACAGCGATTTCGCCGTGGGCATCACGCCGCCTTCCGGCAGGCCAATCGCCCCCGGATGGAGGATCATGGTGTTCTGTTCGTTGATGGTCAGCCAGTAGCGAACCTTTTCGCCAAAGTGGGTAAACAGCGTGCGTGCGTACGCCACAAAGGCGTCGATGGTTGCCCGGCTGTTCCAGCCGCCCTGCTGCTCAAGGCACCACGGCAGATCGAAGTGGTACAGGGTGACGATCGGTTCGATGCCGTGGCGGTTCAGCTCATCAATCAGCCGCTCGTAGAAGGCCAGACCGGCCGGATTCACTTCCCCGACGCCGCCGGGGATGATGCGCGTCCACGCGATCGAGAAGCGATAGGCCTTCAGCCCCAGCTCGGCGAACAGCGCAACATCCTCCATCACGCGATGATAGTGATCGCTGGCCACGGTAAAATCCGCCGTTTCCGCCGGATGCTGGCACATATCAATCACCGACGGGCTTTTGCCGTCTTCGTTCCACGCCCCCTCAACCTGATAGGCCGAGGTTGAAGCGCCCCATAAAAAATCGGCTGGGAACGGTGCTGTCTGACGATAAATCATGCTGTAGCCTCCCCTGGTTGATTTCTCAGGGCCAGCAGATCGGCCCCCGTGGCGATCTGGCCGTCGGCAACGGCCTCAACCGCCCGATACTCCTCGCTGTTGACCACCAGCACCGGGGTGATCGGGTCATAGCCGGCGGCAATAATCGCCGCCAGATCGAAGCTCACCAGTTCGTCACCCGGGCTGACGCGGTCGCCAACCTGCAAAGCAGAGGTGAAGTGCTGACCGGCCAGATTGACCGTATCAATACCGATATGGATCAGAATTTCCGCACCGCCGTCTGATTTGATGCCCACCGCGTGCTTAGACGGCAGGAAGGTCACCACCTCCCCCGCTACCGGGGAGAGCAGCACGCCGCTGTCCGGAATAATCGCCACGCCCTGGCCCAGCAGGCCGAGGGAGAAGACGTCGTCCGGCACCGCCGAGAGCGGCACAATGCGGCCGCTGAGCGGGCTGCGCAGCGTTTCAGACGGCTGCGAATGAGCCGCTGACGTGTCGCTGTCAGAGGGACATCCAGCACCCTGTACGGAGTGCGCTTCCGACCCGGCGATGGCTGATGCCGCAGGGCTGGACTGTCCCGATTCGGCCGTAGCGGAACCTGATACTGCCGCCCTGGACACCGGAGATGCTCCGCTACCGGCAGGTTTCGCCCCGGCGGAAGGGGTACCATCAGAAGGCGATAAATCACCCTCTCCTTCCGGCTGCGGATCGTCAAAGCCGAGGAACCAGGTCAGCGAGAACGTCACCACGATGGCGATGGCACAGGTGACCAGCGCATGGACGATATTCATCGGGTTGTCGCCGATAAACGCGGGCAGCGCGGCCAGGCCCGGCGAAACAAACGCATAGCGCACCACGCCGCTCAGCCCGGCGTAAATCCCGGCGCAGCCGCCGCCGATCATCGCGGCAATGAGTGGACGTTTCAGCTTCAGCGTGACGCCGTACAGCGACGGTTCGGTAATGCCCAGCAGCGCGGTGAAACCGGCCGACGACGCCAGCTGCTTCAGATCTTTATTTTTGGTTTTCAGCGCCACGCACAGCGTTGCCGCGCCCTGCGCAATATTCGAGGCCAGCATGCCGGGGCCGTTGATGGTTTCAAAGCCCTGACGGGTCAGCTGGGCGGTGGCAATCGGCGTCATCGCCCACGCCGTGCCGGTGATCACCAGGAAGGGCTGCAGACCGCCCATCAGCATCGGGATCAGCCAGCTGGCTTTCCCGTTAACCACGGCGGCACCGGCGGCGACCAGATCGTTAAGCAGGATGCCAAACGGCCCCACCACCACCAGCGCCAGCGGTGCCGTGACCAGCAGGACAATCATCGGCTTGATAAAGAACACCAGCATCGACGGCGAGACTTTTTCCGCGAAGCGCTCCACCCACGACATCAGCCAGACGGTGAAAATAATCGGCAGCACCGAACCGGCATAGTCCGCCAGCCGCACGTCGATGCCGATAAAGGTGATATCGCCGCCTTTTGCCAGCATCTGCGCCAGGTTCGGGTGCAGCAGCGCCCCGGCGATGGTCATCGCCAGAATCGGGCTACAGGCAAATTTAATCGCCGCGCCGTAGGCCAGCAGCACCGGCAGGAAGAAGAACGCGGCGTCGGCAATGGTATCCAGCAGCTGATAGGTGGTGCTGCTGGCGCTGATTAACCCGCAAAGCTTGAGGATTGCCAGCAGCGCCTTGATCATCCCCGCGCCGGTAATCGCCGGGATCACCGGGGTGAAGGTGGTGGAGATCACGCTGATAATCTGGCTGAATATGCCGCTTTTTTTCGCCGCCGCGTTTCCGCCGGCGGGCTGCGCGTTCAGCGTGCCGATTTCCGACATCAGCGTGCGATAGGTTTGCTGCACCTGATTGCCGACCACAATCTGGAACTGGCCCCCGCTCTCCACCACGCCGATGACGCCCGGCAGTTTTTCAATCGCCTGCGCGTCAACCTGAGTACGATCGTTAAATTCCATGCGCAGCCGCGTTGCGCAGTGGGTGAGCCTGCTGATGTTGCTTTTGCCACCGCCGAGCGACAGGATTTGATGGGCGAGCTGTTTATAATCCACTGTTTTCCCCAGAAAAAAACCAAAAAAAAAGACCAAAATAAGAAATGCGCCTCATGGTGGAGGAGCATTTTTATTTTGGTCTTGCCTGCTTTACCAGTGACACGCCTTAATAAAAAATCACGGCAACCTGTAAAGCTCGTTGCGTGGCGATTATCGACAGAGCCGGTGCAGGCTGGCAATCCCCTTAGTGCAGTATTGCGATCTGGCTCTCAACTTTAACCGCACGCCGCCGCCCCTTTGCTGCCATCTGGAAATTTCTGACCGCTTTCATGTGATTGCGATCAAATTCTGGAAGGTTGCGTTTGACAATTCTGCCGGCAAAAAATAGCGTAGCGGCATTCTGATATCGATTTCATACATTATGACTGCAACCATTAAAGATGTGGCAGAGCACGCCGGACTGTCGGTCACCACCGTCTCGCGCTTTCTGAATAACCACCCTTACATCTCCGAAGATAAGAAAATCCGCATCCTCGCGGCGATGAAGGCGCTGGACTACGAGCCAAGCACCGCCGCGCAGCAGATGCGCGGGGTGAAGTCGCATCGCATCGGCATTCTGGTGTCGCGGATAACCAACCCGTTCTTCGCCAATCTGGTCGACGCGCTGGAAGTGACGGCGCGCAAAAACGGCTACTCGGTGCTGATCGTGCAGAACCACGACAGCGCGGGGGAAGAGGCCAACTGCCTCGATCTGCTGAAGAAAAAGATTATCGACGGCCTGATCCTCTGCTCGGTGGAGAGCGATAAAGCGGTGCTGGAAAAATACCAGCAGCACGGCCCTATTCTGCTGTGCAACACCCGCGTGGACGGATCGGACCTGCCGGTGGTGCGGGTGGATGATGAAGAGGCAACGTTTAATGCGATGGGCTATCTGCTGGAGCAGGGCTACCAGAAAATCGCCTACTGCACCGGCGGCGACTTTCTGCAAAAGGGCCACGGCGAGCGCCGCAACCGGGGCTTCCTGAAGGCGATGGCGGCCGCGGGCAGAGCCGTTGATGACGCGCTGATTTTCCGCAGGCTGCACAGCTACAAAGACGGCATCCGCCTGGCGGAGCAGCTGGCGGCGCTGCCCCCTTCCGCACGGCCGGACGTGGTGTTTACCGGCAGTGACGATGTGGCCTGTGGCCTGGTCACCTGGCTGACCAACCATGACATCCGGGTGCCGCAGGATATCGCGGTGGTCGGCTTCGATAACCTGCCGGTTTCTGAAATGGTCAGCGTACCGATTACCACGGTGAATCAACCAGTGGACAAGCTGGGCCAGTTCTCGGTGGAGTACTTGATTGCGCTTATCGCCGGTAAACCGTACCGCTACAACAGTGACGACCTGAAAGCGGAACTGGTGCTCAGAAAGTCGGCGTAAATTTTTTTTATCACAATGTGGTATCGATACCACATCACAGGGGTGGACATGTTAAAGCAGCAAAGAGACCAGGATAACGCCTGGTGGAAGGGATCCGTGATTTACCAAATCTATCCGAGGAGCTTTAAGGACAGTAATAACGACGGCATTGGCGATCTGCCGGGGGTTATCGAAAAACTGCCCTATCTGCATTCACTGGGCGTGACCCTGCTGTGGATATCGCCGTTTTATCTGTCACCGATGGCCGATAACGGCTACGACATCGCCGATTACTACGCGGTCAACCCGGAGTTCGGCGAGATGCGCGATGTGGATACGCTGATTGAGAAAGCCGCCGCGTTCGGGATTAAAATCATGATCGACCTGGTGGTAAACCACACCAGCGATGAGCATCCGTGGTTTCAGCAGGCGCTGGCCGATGCAAATTCGCCTCATCGCGATTATTATCTGTTCCGCCCGGCGGTGAACGGCCAGCCGCCGAATAACTGGCGCTCGATTTTCGGCGGCAGCGCGTGGGAAAAGGTGCCGGGCGAAGAGACGTATTACCTGCACGTGTTCCACAAAAAGCAGCCCGACCTGAACTGGGAAAACCCGCAGATGCGCCACGATATCTACCGGATGATCAACTGGTGGCTGGAGAAAGGCGTGGCCGGCTTCCGCGTGGATGCGATTACCTTTATCAAGAAAGATGCCGACTACGCCAGCGTCCCGGTCGACGGCGCGGACGGGCTGGGATCGATTAAAAGCAAGGCGCGCAACCGCCCCGGCATTGAGGTGTTTCTGAACGAGCTGAAGGAAAACACTTTTGATAACTATGCCTGCGTCACCGTGGGTGAAGCGCCGGGCGTTCCCTATGCGGAATACGGCCAGTTTATCGGCGAGAACGGCTACTTCGATATGATTTTTGACTTCCACGCGGCGGACATCGACGTGGAAAACGGTTCCGAATGGTTCCGCCGCCGCGACTGGACGGTAGCCGAGTTCCGCGACGCGCTGTTTGACAGCCAGAACGCCTTTGCGCAGTGCGGCTGGGGCACCAGCTTTATTGAGAATCACGACCAGCCGAGGGCGCTGTCAAAACTGGTTCACCCGGACTATCAGAATGCCATCGGCGCGAAATGCCTGGCGGCGATGTACTTCTTCCTGCGCGGCACGCCCTTCATCTACCAGGGCCAGGAGCTGGGCATGACCAACTTCTGCCGCAGCGATATCAGCGAGTTCGACGATATCTCCAGCATTGATAACTACCATCGCGCGCTGGCGGAAGGGTTCTCCGCACAGCAGTCGCTGGCGTTCGTCAATAACCGCTCGCGGGACAACTCGCGCACGCCGTTCCCGTGGGACAACACGGCAAACAGCGGATTTAATCAGGGGGCGAAACTCTGGCTGGCGCTCTCCTCGGACGACGGCAAAATCAACGCCGCCGATCAGCAGCAGGATGCGGATTCGGTCTTTGCCTTCTACCAGCGGCTGATCCGCCTGCGCAATCATGACTATCCCGATGCGCTGATCTGGGGCGACTTTATGCCGCTGGAAACGGCCGAACCGGAAATTATCAGCTATCAGCGCCGCACGGAAAGCGAATGCTTTATTTCTGTCACCAACCTCAGTAACCACGCAGTTGATTATAAAATACCGGAGGGCGAGATTATCGTTAATAACTATCCACAGCTCAGTTCTTCATTAAAGCCTTATCAAAGCATTCTTATCAAGGGAACAACCCAACATGAATAAATATAAAAATATTGCCGTTGAGCTGGTGAATATCATTGGCCGGGAAAACATTATTTCTGCAACGCACTGTGCCACCCGGCTGCGTTTACAGGTAAAAGATCGCAGCCTGATAGACGATGAGAAAATAAGAAACGTCGATGAAGTGAAAGGCGTCTTTTTTAATTCGGGGCAGTATCAGGTGATCCTCGGCACCGGGATTGTGAATAAGGTTTACGCCGAGTTTATGCAGGCGTTTAATATCAGCGAAGTCAGCAAGGATGAGATGAGCCGCCAGGGCAGCGGCTCGCTGCAGGCGGGGATCCGCCATCTTTCGGACGTATTTGTGCCAATCGTACCGGTGCTGGGGGCAACCGGGCTGTTCCTCGGGCTGAAGGGGGTGCTGTTTAACGATACGGTGCTGGCGATGTTTGGCGCCAGCACCCTCGCCCTGCCGGCCTCGGTGACCACCCTGATGACCGTGCTGTGCGATACGGCGTTTGCGTTTCTGGCGGCGTTTATCTGCTGGTCGGCTTTTAAGAAGTTTGGCGGCACGCCAATTATCGGCTTCCTGATCGGGCTGATGCTGGTGTCCCCCGCCCTGCCTAACGCCTATTCGGTCGCTTACGGCAACGCGCAGCCGATCTATCTCTTCGGTTTTATTCCGCTGGTCGGCTATCAGGGGTCGATACTGACCGCGCTGATCACCGGCATTATCGGCGCGAAGCTGGAGAAGGTTTTCCGCCGGATTATGCCCAACTCGATGGATCTGATCTTCACCCCGTTCCTGGTGATCCTCTGCGCCGTGGCGATTGCGCTGCTGGTGCTCGGCCCGCTGGTGCACGGCTTTGAGCACTATGCGGTAATGGCTATCCAGCAGTTCCTGGCGCTGCCTGCCGGTATCGGCGGCCTGCTGATCGGCTTTATCTACCCAATTGCGGTGATGACCGGGATGCACCATATGTTCATTATGATTGAAACCTCGCTGATTGCCGGCACCGGGTTCAATCCGCTGATCACCGTCTGCGCGATGTACGGGTTCGCCAACGCCGCCGTGTGCCTGGCGATTTCGCTGAAGTCGAAAAACGTGGCGTTTAAGACCGCCGGGATCTCGGCCACCGTTACCCAGCTGCTGGGCGTTTCCGAACCTGCGCTGTTCGGTATCGTCATGCAGTCCGGCATGCGGGCCATTGCCGTCATGCTGTGCAGTTCGGCGCTGGGCGGCATGGTGCTCTCCCTGCTGTCGATTAAGGCCAACTCCTACGGGCTGGCGGTGCTGCTGTCGCCGCTGATGTACCTGTACGACCGCTATCAGTTTATTACCTATATCACCGTCGGCGTGGCCGTGGCCGTCTTCGCCTT
The sequence above is a segment of the Erwinia sp. SLM-02 genome. Coding sequences within it:
- a CDS encoding glucose PTS transporter subunit IIA, with the protein product MDYKQLAHQILSLGGGKSNISRLTHCATRLRMEFNDRTQVDAQAIEKLPGVIGVVESGGQFQIVVGNQVQQTYRTLMSEIGTLNAQPAGGNAAAKKSGIFSQIISVISTTFTPVIPAITGAGMIKALLAILKLCGLISASSTTYQLLDTIADAAFFFLPVLLAYGAAIKFACSPILAMTIAGALLHPNLAQMLAKGGDITFIGIDVRLADYAGSVLPIIFTVWLMSWVERFAEKVSPSMLVFFIKPMIVLLVTAPLALVVVGPFGILLNDLVAAGAAVVNGKASWLIPMLMGGLQPFLVITGTAWAMTPIATAQLTRQGFETINGPGMLASNIAQGAATLCVALKTKNKDLKQLASSAGFTALLGITEPSLYGVTLKLKRPLIAAMIGGGCAGIYAGLSGVVRYAFVSPGLAALPAFIGDNPMNIVHALVTCAIAIVVTFSLTWFLGFDDPQPEGEGDLSPSDGTPSAGAKPAGSGASPVSRAAVSGSATAESGQSSPAASAIAGSEAHSVQGAGCPSDSDTSAAHSQPSETLRSPLSGRIVPLSAVPDDVFSLGLLGQGVAIIPDSGVLLSPVAGEVVTFLPSKHAVGIKSDGGAEILIHIGIDTVNLAGQHFTSALQVGDRVSPGDELVSFDLAAIIAAGYDPITPVLVVNSEEYRAVEAVADGQIATGADLLALRNQPGEATA
- a CDS encoding LacI family DNA-binding transcriptional regulator: MTATIKDVAEHAGLSVTTVSRFLNNHPYISEDKKIRILAAMKALDYEPSTAAQQMRGVKSHRIGILVSRITNPFFANLVDALEVTARKNGYSVLIVQNHDSAGEEANCLDLLKKKIIDGLILCSVESDKAVLEKYQQHGPILLCNTRVDGSDLPVVRVDDEEATFNAMGYLLEQGYQKIAYCTGGDFLQKGHGERRNRGFLKAMAAAGRAVDDALIFRRLHSYKDGIRLAEQLAALPPSARPDVVFTGSDDVACGLVTWLTNHDIRVPQDIAVVGFDNLPVSEMVSVPITTVNQPVDKLGQFSVEYLIALIAGKPYRYNSDDLKAELVLRKSA
- a CDS encoding alpha-glucosidase → MLKQQRDQDNAWWKGSVIYQIYPRSFKDSNNDGIGDLPGVIEKLPYLHSLGVTLLWISPFYLSPMADNGYDIADYYAVNPEFGEMRDVDTLIEKAAAFGIKIMIDLVVNHTSDEHPWFQQALADANSPHRDYYLFRPAVNGQPPNNWRSIFGGSAWEKVPGEETYYLHVFHKKQPDLNWENPQMRHDIYRMINWWLEKGVAGFRVDAITFIKKDADYASVPVDGADGLGSIKSKARNRPGIEVFLNELKENTFDNYACVTVGEAPGVPYAEYGQFIGENGYFDMIFDFHAADIDVENGSEWFRRRDWTVAEFRDALFDSQNAFAQCGWGTSFIENHDQPRALSKLVHPDYQNAIGAKCLAAMYFFLRGTPFIYQGQELGMTNFCRSDISEFDDISSIDNYHRALAEGFSAQQSLAFVNNRSRDNSRTPFPWDNTANSGFNQGAKLWLALSSDDGKINAADQQQDADSVFAFYQRLIRLRNHDYPDALIWGDFMPLETAEPEIISYQRRTESECFISVTNLSNHAVDYKIPEGEIIVNNYPQLSSSLKPYQSILIKGTTQHE
- a CDS encoding PTS transporter subunit EIIC, with protein sequence MNKYKNIAVELVNIIGRENIISATHCATRLRLQVKDRSLIDDEKIRNVDEVKGVFFNSGQYQVILGTGIVNKVYAEFMQAFNISEVSKDEMSRQGSGSLQAGIRHLSDVFVPIVPVLGATGLFLGLKGVLFNDTVLAMFGASTLALPASVTTLMTVLCDTAFAFLAAFICWSAFKKFGGTPIIGFLIGLMLVSPALPNAYSVAYGNAQPIYLFGFIPLVGYQGSILTALITGIIGAKLEKVFRRIMPNSMDLIFTPFLVILCAVAIALLVLGPLVHGFEHYAVMAIQQFLALPAGIGGLLIGFIYPIAVMTGMHHMFIMIETSLIAGTGFNPLITVCAMYGFANAAVCLAISLKSKNVAFKTAGISATVTQLLGVSEPALFGIVMQSGMRAIAVMLCSSALGGMVLSLLSIKANSYGLAVLLSPLMYLYDRYQFITYITVGVAVAVFAFVCTLLLVRVDNKKR